From a region of the Alnus glutinosa chromosome 1, dhAlnGlut1.1, whole genome shotgun sequence genome:
- the LOC133873355 gene encoding actin-related protein 2/3 complex subunit 2B isoform X1: MACFERASPALRDILLKRYRAEKPMEIDHHLYEFGSVEYHIQSSASDPYHTYLSISTPLLSQGALLSHGLSHYTIEMVQGVSSDVMEIVEPAKEGYQLTLSINFDKIPHGKDSVKAITEISSVQAVILSSQLKEMLLNLNSQVTFQGTYKPIKLVYHPRESFFVIRKPQKIIAVFPMRFKENSDVIIATAFFQELMDVGSSQEWAKVPHCTWSPIPPPELRGESFEDLSTNGGFVSFDISSRHVEGKRLDKTVWSLLNFNAYVKYHVKCTRGFIQRRMRKRLESLVEVLQSASSEEKEQFQKYQGGGYKYISKLVSLSKSKILKRRYGNLSRKIKRLRSRIKIHGFGRFRRRWLRFPKFSSSMGYAKLD; the protein is encoded by the exons ATGGCATGCTTTGAAAGAGCGTCTCCGGCACTGAGGGATATCCTGCTCAAACGGTACCG TGCTGAAAAGCCCATGGAGATTGATCATCACTTGTATGAATTCGGATCTGTGGAATACCACATCCAG TCTTCAGCATCAGATCCATATCATACCTACTTGTCAATATCCACCCCACTACTGTCCCAGGGTGCCCTGCTATCGCATGGGCTTTCGCACTACACTATAGAGATGGTACAGGGAGTTAGTTCTGATGTAATGGAGATTGTTGAACCAGCAAAAGAAGGATACCAGCTTACTCTAAGTATTAACTTTGATAAGATTCCACATGGCAAAG ACTCTGTAAAGGCAATTACAGAGATATCTTCAGTGCAAGCAGTAATACTAAGTTCTCAGTTGAAAGAAATGTTGCTCAATCTCAATTCCCAGGTTACATTTCAAGGGACTTACAAACCAATCAAACTAGTCTATCACCCAAGGGAATCTTTCTTTGTCATCAGAAAG CCACAAAAAATCATAGCAGTATTCCCCATGCGTTTCAAAGAAAATTCAGATGTGATTATTGCAACAGCCTTCTTTCAG GAACTTATGGATGTGGGAAGTTCTCAAGAATGGGCCAAAGTACCTCATTGCACCTGGTCGCCCATTCCTCCTCCAGAACTGAGAGGAGAATCTTTTGAAGATTTGAGCACCAATGGAGGATTTGTTTCTTTTG atATTTCTTCACGCCATGTTGAGGGCAAAAGACTAGATAAGACTGTATGGAGTCTATTGAACTTCAATGCCTACGTTAAATACCATGTAAAG TGCACCAGAGGTTTTATTCAGAGAAGGATGAGGAAGCGTTTGGAAAGTTTGGTTGAG GTCCTGCAGAGTGCAAGctcagaagaaaaagaacaatttcaaaaatatcaag GTGGAGGATACAAGTATATAAGCAAACTGGTCAGTCTATCAAAATCTAAAATCCTCAAGCGAAGATATGGCAACTTAAGCAGGAAGATCAAGCGACTCCGATCCCGAATTAAAATCCACGGATTTGGGCGTTTCCGTCGACGATGGTTGAGATTCCCaaagttttcttcttcaatGGGATATGCCAAATTAGATTAA
- the LOC133871858 gene encoding uncharacterized protein LOC133871858 codes for MASLATHLSAFLFLFPVGLRRLLLSSSLYLKNPSLYRSKTWYFSEPRWKNLDFYILIIALPIASFSEIFIFLTFSGHPTYRFSFFQQSLTLFLFWVLIILVIFREHTDPLLINEGFVFLIAGISFLVEYSVIGKGITGISGSVYDLLGALTLLCAGCCLYLSVKPSAFFAEFLLSSGLVFKGTWVLQTGLSLYTDVFGLKGCRKMSILTAKGNADVQCDLEEDGLRGVSLMNLLFTGHAILVFVVSIVSFGLLSSNRNLRCGEASGPLLAELESETMPMRAHPELEMD; via the coding sequence atgGCCTCACTAGCAACCCATCTCTCGGCCTTCCTCTTCCTTTTCCCAGTCGGCCTTCGCCGCCTCCTCTTGTCCTCCTCTCTTTACCTCAAAAACCCATCTCTGTACCGCTCCAAGACGTGGTATTTCTCCGAACCCagatggaaaaacctcgacttCTACATTCTCATCATCGCCCTCCCCATTGCCTCCTTCTCCGAAATATTCATCTTCTTGACCTTCTCCGGCCACCCCACCTACCGATTCTCTTTTTTCCAGCAATCACTGACACTTTTTCTCTTCTGGGTATTGATCATTCTCGTCATTTTCCGTGAACACACCGACCCTTTGCTTATTAACGAAGGTTTTGTATTCTTGATCGCTGGAATTTCGTTTCTTGTGGAATATTCAGTGATCGGGAAGGGAATTACTGGTATCTCTGGCTCTGTGTATGATCTGTTAGGTGCACTGACGCTTCTTTGTGCTGGTTGTTGTTTGTATTTATCGGTTAAGCCTTCGGCTTTTTTCGCCGAATTTTTGTTATCCTCTGGATTGGTTTTCAAGGGTACTTGGGTTTTGCAAACCGGGTTGTCATTGTACACTGATGTATTTGGTCTAAAAGGGTGTCGAAAAATGTCGATATTGACAGCTAAGGGGAATGCCGATGTGCAATGTGATCTTGAGGAGGACGGGTTGAGGGGTGTTTCTTTGATGAATTTATTGTTTACTGGGCATGCAATCTTGGTCTTTGTTGTGAGCATCGTGTCGTTTGGGTTGCTGTCGAGTAACCGGAATTTGAGGTGTGGCGAGGCGAGTGGGCCGTTGCTGGCAGAGCTTGAATCGGAGACTATGCCCATGCGTGCTCATCCTGAGCTTGAGATGGACTGA
- the LOC133858547 gene encoding eukaryotic translation initiation factor yields MASEVAMAANTEVAVAAAEEETVTTKVPHKLERKWAFWFDNQSKPKQGAAWGSSLRKLYTFDTVEEFWCLYDQIFKPSKFPANADFHLFKAGIEPKWEDPECANGGKWSVVSTRKTNLETMWLETLMALIGEQFDEVDEICGVVASVRPRQDKLALWTKTAANEAAQMGIGRKWKEIIDFADKLTYNAHDDRRDRSVKVRYSV; encoded by the exons ATGGCGAGCGAGGTAGCGATGGCGGCGAACACGGAGGTGGCGGTGGCAGCGGCAGAGGAGGAGACGGTGACGACGAAAGTGCCGCACAAGTTGGAGAGGAAGTGGGCGTTCTGGTTCGACAACCAGTCCAAGCCCAAGCAAGGTGCCGCCTGGGGCTCCTCTCTCCGCAAGCTCTACACCTTTGACACTGTCGAAGAGTTCTGGTG TTTGTATGATCAGATATTCAAGCCCAGCAAGTTTCCTGCCAATGCTGATTTCCACTTGTTCAAAGCTGGGATTGAACCCAAATGGGAAGATCCCGAGTGTGCTAATGGAGGAAAGTGGTCCGTCGTCAGCACAAGAAAGACTAACCTTGAGACCATGTGGCTAGAAACT TTGATGGCTTTGATTGGAGAACAATTTGATGAGGTCGATGAGATTTGTGGTGTGGTTGCGAGCGTGCGCCCGAGGCAGGACAAACTTGCATTATGGACCAAGACAGCAGCAAATGAAGCTGCCCAG ATGGGCATTGGGAGGAAGTGGAAGGAGATCATTGACTTCGCTGATAAACTGACTTACAACGCCCAT GATGATAGAAGAGACAGATCAGTCAAAGTTCGATACAGTGTGTGA
- the LOC133873375 gene encoding uncharacterized protein LOC133873375 isoform X1: MDTDAKDVNGCKTKAVGGMDSAKVQDHLVNGEEDSESNSLLPPRRGGMSRKSEKTQRKVQWNDRNGNNLTEVMVFDPSDVSDSDDEDSESCICTIM; the protein is encoded by the exons ATGGATACGGATGCCAAGGATGTTAATGGCTGCAAAACTAAGGCTGTGGGTGGTATGGACTCTGCAAAGGTTCAGGATCACCTCGTTAACGGAGAGGAAGATAGTGAGTCTAATTCGTTGTTGCCACCTCGTCGAGGTGGGATGTCGAGGAAGTCTGAGAAGACGCAGCGGAAAGTGCAGTGGAACGATAGGAACGGGAATAATCTCACTGAGGTGATGGTATTCGATCCGAG TGATGTAAGTGACTCTGACGATGAGGATTCAGAATCTTGCATCTGTACCATAATGTAG
- the LOC133873375 gene encoding uncharacterized protein LOC133873375 isoform X2, producing the protein MDTDAKDVNGCKTKAVGGMDSAKVQDHLVNGEEDSESNSLLPPRRGGMSRKSEKTQRKVQWNDRNGNNLTEVMVFDPRTNSEVCSIYTLCTPVLV; encoded by the exons ATGGATACGGATGCCAAGGATGTTAATGGCTGCAAAACTAAGGCTGTGGGTGGTATGGACTCTGCAAAGGTTCAGGATCACCTCGTTAACGGAGAGGAAGATAGTGAGTCTAATTCGTTGTTGCCACCTCGTCGAGGTGGGATGTCGAGGAAGTCTGAGAAGACGCAGCGGAAAGTGCAGTGGAACGATAGGAACGGGAATAATCTCACTGAGGTGATGGTATTCGATCCGAG AACTAATTCAGAAGTATGCAGTATCTATACCCTATGCACTCCAGTTTTAGTGTAA
- the LOC133858549 gene encoding uncharacterized protein LOC133858549 codes for MGCFLGCFGFSKKRRRRKPSDKVRAGDQQNGSYVPLDSSVPENLDVTKDPICSYSASRDKPKGRPSFKIRKKVSFNLDVQTYEPIPTDYNLLESDEEEEKAAKGGLNPSFSEGKSAESKMGSYPSNYRYQNCRDSYDEENEIAYEEIDLDDDDDYDDDIDDDEFYGDDDILHDQRQEDVSWRLVSANTESQKTVSSTQLTKNKTTNVVAPCASNVREWKSLELHQNVRDRSQYVHSVLNPVENLTQWKAVKARAAPPEYQRKENIEFKKARPIIDPSPFSNLSQSKPLMQEIAVDTSLSNWLVLPMSKRSETTIDPLLLRPSR; via the exons ATGGGTTGTTTTCTTGGGTGTTTTGGTTTCTCCAAGAAGCGGAGGCGACGAAAGCCTTCCGATAAGGTTCGAGCTGGAGACCAG CAAAATGGAAGTTATGTGCCTTTGGATTCCTCTGTGCCTGAAAATCTTGACGTCACCAAGGACCCCATTTGCTCATACTCTGCGTCGAG AGACAAGCCCAAGGGGCGGCCAAGCttcaaaatcagaaaaaaagTTAGCTTTAATTTAGATGTCCAGACCTATGAGCCAATTCCGACAGATTATAATCTTTTGGAGAGtgatgaggaggaagaaaaagcagCCAAAGGAGGCCTAAACCCCTCATTTTCAGAGGGGAAATCAGCAGAATCGAAAATGGGTTCGTACCCCTCAAATTATAGGTACCAAAATTGCAGAGACAGCTATGATGAGGAAAACGAAATAGCATACGAGGAAATTGATctggatgatgatgatgattatgaTGATGACATTGACGACGATGAATTCTACGGAGACGACGATATTCTTCATGATCAAAGGCAAGAAGATGTTTCTTGGCGGTTGGTTTCTGCAAATACGGAATCACAGAAGACAGTTTCTTCGACTCAGTTGACCAAGAACAAAACCACCAATGTAGTGGCCCCTTGTGCTTCAAACGTCAGAGAATGGAAGTCACTTGAGTTGCATCAAAATGTTCGAGATAGGAGCCAATATGTGCATTCTGTGCTGAACCCAGTAGAAAATCTCACCCAATGGAAAGCAGTCAAAGCAAGAGCAGCACCACCTGAGTACCAGAGGAAGGAAAACATAGAGTTCAAGAAAGCGCGACCCATCATAGATCCATCGCCTTTCTCAAATCTCAGTCAGTCTAAGCCTCTAATGCAAGAAATTGCTGTTGATACCAGCCTTTCAAACTGGTTGGTTTTACCAATGTCCAAAAGGTCTGAGACCACGATCGACCCATTGCTCTTGAGGCCATCTCGGTGA
- the LOC133873355 gene encoding actin-related protein 2/3 complex subunit 2B isoform X2 — protein MACFERASPALRDILLKRYRAEKPMEIDHHLYEFGSVEYHIQSSASDPYHTYLSISTPLLSQGALLSHGLSHYTIEMVQGVSSDVMEIVEPAKEGYQLTLSINFDKIPHGKGLVTFQGTYKPIKLVYHPRESFFVIRKPQKIIAVFPMRFKENSDVIIATAFFQELMDVGSSQEWAKVPHCTWSPIPPPELRGESFEDLSTNGGFVSFDISSRHVEGKRLDKTVWSLLNFNAYVKYHVKCTRGFIQRRMRKRLESLVEVLQSASSEEKEQFQKYQGGGYKYISKLVSLSKSKILKRRYGNLSRKIKRLRSRIKIHGFGRFRRRWLRFPKFSSSMGYAKLD, from the exons ATGGCATGCTTTGAAAGAGCGTCTCCGGCACTGAGGGATATCCTGCTCAAACGGTACCG TGCTGAAAAGCCCATGGAGATTGATCATCACTTGTATGAATTCGGATCTGTGGAATACCACATCCAG TCTTCAGCATCAGATCCATATCATACCTACTTGTCAATATCCACCCCACTACTGTCCCAGGGTGCCCTGCTATCGCATGGGCTTTCGCACTACACTATAGAGATGGTACAGGGAGTTAGTTCTGATGTAATGGAGATTGTTGAACCAGCAAAAGAAGGATACCAGCTTACTCTAAGTATTAACTTTGATAAGATTCCACATGGCAAAGGTTTG GTTACATTTCAAGGGACTTACAAACCAATCAAACTAGTCTATCACCCAAGGGAATCTTTCTTTGTCATCAGAAAG CCACAAAAAATCATAGCAGTATTCCCCATGCGTTTCAAAGAAAATTCAGATGTGATTATTGCAACAGCCTTCTTTCAG GAACTTATGGATGTGGGAAGTTCTCAAGAATGGGCCAAAGTACCTCATTGCACCTGGTCGCCCATTCCTCCTCCAGAACTGAGAGGAGAATCTTTTGAAGATTTGAGCACCAATGGAGGATTTGTTTCTTTTG atATTTCTTCACGCCATGTTGAGGGCAAAAGACTAGATAAGACTGTATGGAGTCTATTGAACTTCAATGCCTACGTTAAATACCATGTAAAG TGCACCAGAGGTTTTATTCAGAGAAGGATGAGGAAGCGTTTGGAAAGTTTGGTTGAG GTCCTGCAGAGTGCAAGctcagaagaaaaagaacaatttcaaaaatatcaag GTGGAGGATACAAGTATATAAGCAAACTGGTCAGTCTATCAAAATCTAAAATCCTCAAGCGAAGATATGGCAACTTAAGCAGGAAGATCAAGCGACTCCGATCCCGAATTAAAATCCACGGATTTGGGCGTTTCCGTCGACGATGGTTGAGATTCCCaaagttttcttcttcaatGGGATATGCCAAATTAGATTAA
- the LOC133858548 gene encoding protein PROTON GRADIENT REGULATION 5, chloroplastic codes for MATSISATGFKGSLCSSFHGSWGTSMVGEDYSMLAKSVPKHVRVGKPVRAQPIMKNVNEGKGVFAPIVVVTRNLIGKKPFNQLRGKAIALHSQVITEFCKSIGADAKQRQGLIRLAKKNGERLGFLA; via the exons ATGGCCACTTCAATATCTGCAACTGGGTTTAAGGGAAGTTTGTGTTCGTCCTTCCATGGAAGCTGGGGAACTTCAATGGTCGGAGAAGATTACAGCATGCTAGCCAAGTCGGTACCGAAACATGTCCGAGTCGGAAAGCCGGTGCGAGCGCAACCTATCATGAAGAACGTCAATGAAGGAAAGGGTGTTTTTGCTCCGATTGTTGTTGTTACTCGTAATCTTATAGGCAAGAAGCCCTTCAATCAGTTGAGAGGAAAGGCAATTGCTTTGCACTCACAG GTGATTACTGAATTTTGCAAGTCAATAGGAGCAGATGCCAAGCAAAGACAAGGTTTAATTCGACTGGCCAAGAAGAATGGGGAGCGACTAGGATTCCTTGCATAA